In Tsuneonella dongtanensis, a single window of DNA contains:
- a CDS encoding TRAP transporter substrate-binding protein, with protein sequence MRRRGFIVGSVATLALGACNRSAGRTLRAAEFHPEEYPTSQALLDMGRRMADYSNGRLTLKLYPGGQLGAERDTLELATFGGIDINRVALAPLNSIEPLTLVPSLPFLFDDQDHMRRAMDGAPGRKVLQSLVPHSLVGLCFYDSGERSFYNVRGPIRTPDDMRGLKMRVQNSDLYVDLVESLGANPTPMPLGEIYQALVQGVIDGAENNWPSYESTRHYEVARFFSLTRHVIAPEILVMSRAVWDDLSPDDRAIVQQSAIESVPLMRGLWDAQVRKSRAIVEKSGVAVNEIAEIGAFVERVRPVWDAFVTSPEQKALVAQIREMGGSGA encoded by the coding sequence GTGAGAAGGCGCGGTTTCATCGTCGGCTCGGTCGCCACGCTCGCCCTGGGCGCATGCAATCGATCTGCAGGACGGACCCTGCGCGCCGCCGAGTTCCACCCCGAAGAGTATCCCACGTCGCAAGCATTGCTCGATATGGGCCGCCGGATGGCGGACTATTCCAACGGCCGCTTGACGCTCAAGCTCTACCCGGGCGGCCAACTGGGCGCCGAGCGCGATACGCTGGAACTGGCCACCTTCGGCGGGATCGACATCAACCGCGTCGCGCTGGCCCCGCTCAACAGCATCGAACCGCTGACGCTCGTCCCGTCGCTGCCGTTCCTGTTCGACGACCAGGACCACATGCGCCGTGCGATGGACGGAGCGCCCGGTCGAAAGGTGCTCCAGTCGCTCGTGCCGCATAGCCTGGTTGGACTTTGCTTCTATGACAGCGGCGAGAGGTCGTTCTACAACGTGCGCGGCCCGATCCGCACGCCCGACGATATGCGCGGCCTCAAGATGCGGGTCCAGAACAGCGACCTCTATGTCGACTTGGTTGAATCGCTCGGTGCCAATCCGACCCCCATGCCGCTCGGGGAGATTTACCAGGCGTTGGTCCAGGGCGTCATCGATGGCGCGGAGAACAACTGGCCCAGCTACGAAAGCACGCGCCATTACGAGGTGGCCCGTTTCTTCAGCCTGACCAGGCACGTGATCGCGCCTGAGATTCTCGTGATGTCGCGCGCGGTGTGGGACGATCTCTCGCCGGACGATCGAGCGATCGTACAGCAAAGCGCCATCGAATCGGTGCCGCTGATGCGCGGACTGTGGGACGCCCAGGTTCGAAAGTCGCGCGCCATCGTCGAGAAGTCGGGTGTGGCCGTTAACGAGATCGCCGAGATCGGCGCCTTCGTCGAACGCGTTCGACCGGTCTGGGACGCATTCGTGACCTCGCCCGAACAAAAGGCGCTTGTCGCGCAGATCCGCGAAATGGGAGGGTCGGGTGCTTGA
- a CDS encoding 2-keto-4-pentenoate hydratase, with protein MSELARIAAAFVSARREDEVLSRYPGAHPESLEEAYRIQDLALSLWPDRVVGWKLGRIADGLVDRFGAQRLAGPIFKSRLVRNESGAMVDVPVLRGFAAVEAEIILRVSRPIHSALSFAEASAAIDEIRLGIEVASSPFSGINDEGPAVTASDFGNNYGLVLGPELSGFAPNELLTAPVELAVDGVQVGEGRASDMLDGPIGSLAFLTSVLEARGISLEAGSWISTGALTGVHTVTPGSVVTATLAGSHTVSCRTVTSGERPHDA; from the coding sequence TTGAGCGAACTGGCGCGAATTGCGGCTGCCTTTGTGTCGGCCCGGCGCGAGGACGAGGTGCTCTCGCGCTATCCCGGCGCGCACCCGGAGTCCCTGGAAGAGGCCTATCGAATCCAGGATCTTGCGTTGTCCCTGTGGCCTGACCGGGTCGTGGGCTGGAAGCTCGGTCGGATCGCTGACGGCTTAGTCGATCGCTTCGGGGCTCAACGACTCGCGGGGCCGATCTTTAAAAGCCGTCTCGTTCGCAACGAGAGCGGTGCGATGGTCGACGTGCCGGTCCTGCGCGGCTTTGCGGCCGTGGAAGCAGAGATAATCCTGCGCGTTTCGCGACCGATCCATTCGGCGCTGTCTTTCGCCGAAGCGTCCGCGGCCATCGACGAGATACGCCTTGGTATCGAGGTAGCGAGCTCCCCTTTCTCCGGAATCAACGACGAGGGCCCGGCAGTTACGGCATCCGACTTCGGCAACAATTACGGGTTGGTCCTCGGGCCGGAGCTTTCGGGCTTTGCGCCGAACGAATTGTTGACCGCTCCGGTCGAACTCGCCGTCGATGGTGTGCAGGTAGGCGAGGGGCGGGCCTCGGACATGCTCGATGGTCCGATTGGCTCGCTGGCCTTCCTGACTTCGGTCCTGGAAGCCCGCGGCATTTCTCTGGAGGCGGGTTCGTGGATTTCGACCGGGGCGTTGACCGGGGTGCACACGGTCACGCCCGGCAGCGTCGTCACAGCGACACTTGCCGGATCCCATACGGTTTCATGCAGGACCGTCACCAGCGGCGAGCGGCCTCACGATGCTTGA
- a CDS encoding TonB-dependent receptor, with product MARRNHNGSARGSARRMGSLLVGTAMAGCMFASSAFAQDAAAGSDDDGGEAIVVTGIRSSLQSALGEKRNADNLVEVIQAEDIGKLPDQNLAEVLENVTGIQITRQAGVGNSVQIRGTDANRVEINGVSTVGSGSGRSGISFEDLPASLISSVEVVKVPEAKTIEGSVGGTINLRTIRPLSLREPLVAARAQWERSDLAQSTLPRLSATVGNRFDTGIGEIGIVLSGSYARQDVAQFAPRVDLDNLRKASTAPNLPGSNANQPFDYLQVQFLQQETNNYEYETYNGTAGLEWKPTDSLKLYFDATLNNQQRSQESNRVQVSGTSNAVNTAFHEGFQTIDLGTLIGPNGPIDLGTVEATTHGTIGVVGASGGTLDPNLRMSSDTGSRVTKSRVYDVGTEWEGEKLRVRAELSLSTSNTVNPNFSTTLDFINPRSVQPVFGRGTLDNGSPVRFDLRDNVVQSGIDTSSPFAPTTDDLLNPANYQLNQVAQGASTARNKERAARLDFTYDTLDLNPIVPSIDFGYRWNETTAINNDISNNISLTSNSTGSAGRFNRPEGNLFSDILIKAPSNFNAADGRELYFSDFLIIDGGLSFRDPGAVLDALNAAITASNTANPQFPAVPLLSGPTESAAGFFSVKERTNALYFQANLDLEPIGIPARGNIGVRWLTTTLSSTGNNISNGVAAGQTTSTAKYSFLLPRFNLVLEPARNVLLRGGIARDIRRPNFDDLSTSRSYSTSAEAIVQGGNPNLVPESVYSFDLSGEWYFAPSSLLSLGFFHKIRSNLFSPIVDFPTPIGFVNGNPQYSIDPACPGGGVFNPLANRNINSQTPGNGICAPLGSTFNVAGTTTQTGVEAAFQYDLSQFEDALGFASGFGFIGNFTYQKPGGSAETFYTGLTTRNLDTGLGFPAGSVQSKVTLTRLSKYAYNTTLFYDKYGLNARLRYTWRSSYITTEQFRWNLPVIADARGQLNASINYDVTPNINIGVEGINLLRGDQRLYCVNNNAVLCFQGLTDRRITAGLSIKL from the coding sequence ATGGCTCGTAGGAATCACAACGGCAGTGCGCGCGGGTCTGCTCGCCGCATGGGGTCGCTCTTGGTCGGGACGGCCATGGCCGGCTGCATGTTCGCATCCTCGGCGTTTGCGCAGGACGCGGCCGCGGGATCCGACGATGACGGCGGCGAGGCTATCGTCGTCACTGGTATTCGCAGTTCGCTGCAAAGCGCGCTCGGAGAGAAGCGCAACGCGGACAACCTGGTAGAAGTGATCCAGGCGGAAGACATCGGCAAGCTGCCCGACCAGAACCTCGCGGAAGTGCTCGAGAACGTCACCGGCATCCAGATCACCAGGCAGGCGGGCGTCGGCAACTCGGTGCAGATTCGCGGCACCGATGCCAACCGCGTCGAGATCAACGGCGTGTCGACCGTGGGTTCGGGTTCCGGGCGCTCGGGCATCAGTTTCGAGGATCTTCCCGCTTCGCTCATTTCTTCGGTCGAGGTCGTCAAGGTTCCCGAGGCGAAGACCATCGAAGGTTCGGTGGGCGGCACAATCAACCTGCGCACCATCCGCCCGCTCAGCTTGCGTGAGCCTCTCGTGGCCGCCCGAGCCCAATGGGAGCGCAGCGACCTTGCGCAATCAACCTTGCCGCGACTGTCAGCGACGGTCGGCAACCGGTTCGATACCGGCATCGGCGAAATCGGCATCGTCCTGAGCGGCAGCTATGCGCGGCAGGACGTCGCCCAGTTCGCCCCGCGCGTCGATCTCGACAACCTGCGCAAGGCATCGACGGCCCCGAACTTGCCCGGCAGCAACGCCAACCAGCCATTCGATTACCTGCAAGTGCAGTTCCTTCAGCAGGAAACCAACAATTACGAATACGAAACCTACAACGGTACGGCCGGCCTGGAATGGAAGCCAACCGACAGCCTGAAGCTGTACTTCGATGCGACGCTGAACAACCAGCAGCGCTCTCAGGAAAGCAATCGCGTGCAGGTGTCGGGAACATCGAACGCGGTCAACACGGCTTTCCACGAAGGTTTCCAGACCATCGACCTCGGCACCCTCATCGGTCCGAACGGTCCGATCGATCTCGGGACCGTGGAGGCCACGACGCACGGGACCATCGGCGTCGTGGGGGCGAGCGGCGGAACGCTCGATCCGAACCTGCGCATGTCCAGCGACACCGGTTCGCGCGTGACGAAGAGCCGTGTCTACGACGTCGGCACCGAATGGGAAGGCGAAAAGCTGCGCGTCCGCGCCGAGCTTTCTCTGTCGACTTCCAATACGGTGAATCCGAACTTCTCGACGACGCTCGACTTCATCAACCCCAGGTCGGTCCAGCCGGTGTTCGGGCGGGGGACGCTGGACAACGGATCGCCGGTGCGCTTCGACTTGCGCGACAATGTCGTCCAGTCCGGCATCGACACCTCGAGCCCGTTCGCCCCGACGACGGATGACCTGCTCAACCCGGCCAACTACCAGCTCAATCAGGTAGCGCAGGGCGCGAGCACGGCGAGAAACAAGGAAAGGGCCGCAAGGCTCGACTTTACCTACGACACGCTCGACCTCAACCCGATCGTGCCGTCGATCGACTTCGGGTATCGCTGGAACGAGACGACCGCGATCAACAACGACATCTCGAACAACATCAGCCTGACCAGCAACTCAACCGGCTCGGCGGGGCGCTTCAACCGTCCCGAGGGCAACCTGTTCTCGGATATCCTGATCAAGGCGCCGAGCAATTTCAACGCGGCCGACGGCCGCGAACTGTACTTCTCGGATTTCCTCATCATCGATGGCGGACTGTCGTTCCGCGACCCGGGCGCGGTGCTCGATGCGCTGAACGCCGCGATCACCGCCAGCAATACGGCCAATCCGCAATTTCCCGCGGTGCCGCTGTTGAGCGGCCCAACCGAGTCGGCGGCCGGGTTCTTCAGCGTGAAGGAACGCACCAACGCGCTCTACTTCCAGGCCAATCTCGATCTGGAGCCGATCGGAATCCCCGCGCGGGGCAACATCGGCGTGCGCTGGCTCACCACCACGCTGTCCTCGACGGGCAACAACATCAGCAACGGCGTGGCAGCCGGACAGACGACCAGCACCGCCAAGTACAGCTTCCTGTTGCCGCGGTTCAACCTGGTGCTGGAACCGGCGCGCAACGTCCTCCTCCGCGGAGGCATCGCGCGCGACATCCGCCGCCCGAACTTCGACGACCTGTCGACCTCGCGTTCGTATTCGACTTCTGCCGAAGCGATCGTGCAGGGCGGCAACCCCAACCTGGTGCCGGAATCGGTCTATTCGTTCGACCTGTCGGGTGAGTGGTACTTTGCGCCGTCGAGCCTGCTGAGCCTCGGTTTCTTCCACAAGATCCGCAGCAACCTGTTCTCGCCCATCGTCGATTTCCCGACGCCCATCGGCTTCGTGAACGGCAACCCGCAGTATTCGATCGATCCTGCGTGTCCGGGCGGCGGCGTATTCAACCCGCTGGCCAACCGGAACATCAACAGCCAGACGCCGGGCAACGGCATCTGCGCGCCGCTCGGATCGACCTTCAACGTTGCTGGGACGACCACCCAGACAGGCGTCGAAGCCGCATTCCAGTATGACCTGTCGCAGTTCGAGGACGCCCTCGGGTTCGCCTCGGGCTTCGGCTTCATCGGCAATTTCACCTACCAGAAGCCGGGTGGATCGGCGGAAACGTTCTACACCGGGCTGACCACGCGTAACCTGGACACGGGTCTGGGCTTCCCGGCCGGGTCGGTGCAAAGCAAGGTCACGCTGACGAGGCTGTCGAAGTACGCGTACAACACCACGCTGTTCTACGACAAGTACGGTCTCAACGCCCGCCTCCGCTACACTTGGCGCTCGTCCTACATCACGACCGAGCAGTTCCGCTGGAACCTGCCCGTCATCGCTGATGCGCGCGGGCAGCTCAATGCCAGCATCAACTACGACGTGACCCCGAACATCAACATCGGCGTGGAGGGCATCAACCTCCTGAGAGGTGACCAGCGGCTCTACTGCGTCAACAACAACGCGGTGCTGTGTTTCCAGGGTCTTACCGATCGGCGCATCACGGCGGGGCTCAGCATTAAACTGTGA